Sequence from the Arthrobacter pigmenti genome:
CTCGCCGTCAATACTGATCCGCTCCGTCACGCGCGTGAGGTGGGGACTGGTATAACGCCCGGTTCGCAGGTCGTGTGCGCGCAGGATCCCCTCGATCATGCGCGCCGTGGATGTCTTCCCGTTGGTACCGGTGATGTGGATGATCGGCACTGCCCTGTTCGGTTCGCCGAGGATCTCCATGACCCGGAACAGCGGAGCCATGCGCGGCTCCATCTTGTTTTCGGGTGCGCGACTCAACAGTTCCGCGTAGACGCTTTCGACGGAGAAGCGGTCGATGCCGCCGTCGGCCTGGTTGTTGTTCTCGCTCATGCCTGCCGCACCACCTTCACCACTACCCCATCCCCTCCGGATGATTCGCCCCTCACCAGCTCCAGTTCGGCGGTCAGAGTCTCCTGCTTGACCAGTTCGGCGTGCACAGAGAGGGCACCGAGGATCTCCTCCCCCGCCTCCACCGTGGTGAGGACGCGGTCACTGATATGAAGATCCGCATCCCGTCGCGCCTGCTGTATCGAACGGATTACGTCGCGGGCTGTGCCCTCGGCCGCCAACTCGTCTGTGACGTCTGTGTTCAACACGAGGAAGCCACCGCCCGGCAGCACGCTGACCGCGGAGGAGGATCCGGCGTCGTCGTTTTCCACGACCGTCTCCAAGGTGTACTCGTTGGGTTCGAGACCGAGTCCTCCGGCGGTGACCGCGCCGTCGTCGTCCACGGACCAGTCCCCGGCCTTCGCGGCCTTGATCGCGGTCTGAACGTTCTTCCCGAGGCGGGGCCCTGCGGCCCGCGCATTGACCACGAGCTTCCGGGTGATGCCGAATTCTTCGGGCGAGGCGTCAGCGGAGTCGATCAGCCGGACGGACTTGATGTTCAGTTCATCCGCGATGATTGCGCGGTAGTTGCCTTCCAGCTCGCCTGCGCCAGGGGCCACCACGGTCAGCTCGGACAGTGGGAGGCGCACCCGGAGGTTCGCCGCCTTCCGCAGGCTGGAGCCGGTGGAACAGACCTGCCGGGTGCGGTCCATCCGCTCCACGAGGTCAGTGGCAGAAGCGAACGACGACGACGGCGCCCAGTCCGTCAGGTGCACCGACCTGCCACCCGTCAGTCCCCGCCAGATCTCCTCGGTGACCAGGGGCAGCAATGGAGCCGCAACCCGGCACACGGCCTCGAGGCACGTATAGAGCACGTCGAAGGCGTCGGTGTCCTCGTCGAAGAAACGCTGCCGGCCGCGCCGGACATACCAGTTTGTCAGGGTGTCCAGGTAGCGGCGCAGGGATTCACAGGCGTCACTGATATTGAAGGCGTCGAGCGAGACTGTCATGTCCTCGACCAGGTTCCCGGTGTAGGCGAGGATGTAGCGGTCTAACGGGTCGGCCAGTGCCGAAGCCGCCTCGGCCGTCACGGTCCTGGCCTCGTAACCCGCGCCGCCGGCCGCCGCGTTGGTGTAGAGGCAGAAGAAATGCCACACGTTCCACAGCGGCAGTATGACCTGGCGGACGCCATCGCGGATGCCCTGCTCGGTCACGATCAGGTTGCCTCCGCGCAGGATCGGCGAGGCCATGAGGAACCAGCGCATGGCGTCGGAACCGTCGCGGTCCAGGACCTCGGACACGTCCGGGTAATTCTGCAGGCTCTTGGACATCTTCTGTCCGTCCGAACCGAGGACAATGCCGTGGCTGATGACGTTCTTAAACGTTGGCCGGTCGAACAGGGCGGTTGCCAGGATGTGGAGCGTGTAAAACCAGCCGCGGGTCTGCCCGATGTACTCAACGATGAAGTCGGCCGGGTTGTGGGACTCGAACCAGTCCTCGTTCTGCATCGGGTAGTGCACCTGGGCGTAGGGCATCGAGCCGGAGTCGAACCACACGTCCAGTACGTCGGGCACCCTCCGCATGGTGGAGTTTCCGGAAGGGTCATCCGGGTTGGGCCTGGTCAACTCGTCGATGAACGGGCGGTGCAGGTCCACCTCCCCGGCGGCGTTGCGCGGCAAACGGCCGAAGTCCCGTTCGATCTCCGCAAGCGAGCCGTAGACGTCGGTCCGCGGGTAGGTGGGATCATCGGAGACCCAGACCGGGATAGGGCTGCCCCAGTAGCGGTTGCGGCTGATCGACCAGTCGCGGGCGTTTTCGAGCCACTTCCCGAACTGGCCGTCCTTGACGTTCTCCGGGATCCAGTTGATCTGCTGATTCAGCTCAACCATGCGGTCCTTGATTCTCGTCACCTCGACGAACCACGAGGACACAGCCCGGTAGATCAGCGGATTGCGGCAGCGCCAGCAGTGTGGGTAGCTGTGGACGTAGCTCGCCTGGCGGACCAGCCGGCCGGCGTCGCGCAGAACCCGCGTGATGGTCTTGTTGGCGTCGAAGACCTGCAGGCCAACGATGTCGGCCAGCGGACCGTCGTCGAACATGGGAAGAAAACGCGCACCTTCAT
This genomic interval carries:
- the ileS gene encoding isoleucine--tRNA ligase; amino-acid sequence: MSQIYPKASAADPAVSGSASPRFPELEQRVLKYWDEDGTFQASIDQRDAGENGANEFVFYDGPPFANGLPHYGHLLTGYAKDLVGRYQTQRGRRVERRFGWDTHGLPAELEAMKQLGMSDKKQIEAMGIDKFNDACRASVMKYAGEWRDYVTRQARWVDFENDYKTLNVEYMESVLWAFKTLHTKGLTYNGYRVLPYCWKDETPLSNHELRMDDDVYQDRQDQTVTVTFPLVPGDTPLSRELAGVEALAWTTTPWTLPTNAALAVGPDIHYAIVPGAGEVQGRRFLIAEELLGGYAKDLGYASAEEARAVVVGTHRGTELEGLAYQPLWDYLVDPERGGYRNAFRFLVADYVTTTDGTGIVHQSPAYGEEDQRICEEAGIQVVLSVDEGARFLPMFDDGPLADIVGLQVFDANKTITRVLRDAGRLVRQASYVHSYPHCWRCRNPLIYRAVSSWFVEVTRIKDRMVELNQQINWIPENVKDGQFGKWLENARDWSISRNRYWGSPIPVWVSDDPTYPRTDVYGSLAEIERDFGRLPRNAAGEVDLHRPFIDELTRPNPDDPSGNSTMRRVPDVLDVWFDSGSMPYAQVHYPMQNEDWFESHNPADFIVEYIGQTRGWFYTLHILATALFDRPTFKNVISHGIVLGSDGQKMSKSLQNYPDVSEVLDRDGSDAMRWFLMASPILRGGNLIVTEQGIRDGVRQVILPLWNVWHFFCLYTNAAAGGAGYEARTVTAEAASALADPLDRYILAYTGNLVEDMTVSLDAFNISDACESLRRYLDTLTNWYVRRGRQRFFDEDTDAFDVLYTCLEAVCRVAAPLLPLVTEEIWRGLTGGRSVHLTDWAPSSSFASATDLVERMDRTRQVCSTGSSLRKAANLRVRLPLSELTVVAPGAGELEGNYRAIIADELNIKSVRLIDSADASPEEFGITRKLVVNARAAGPRLGKNVQTAIKAAKAGDWSVDDDGAVTAGGLGLEPNEYTLETVVENDDAGSSSAVSVLPGGGFLVLNTDVTDELAAEGTARDVIRSIQQARRDADLHISDRVLTTVEAGEEILGALSVHAELVKQETLTAELELVRGESSGGDGVVVKVVRQA